In one Pseudomonas sp. Bout1 genomic region, the following are encoded:
- a CDS encoding 2-hydroxyacid dehydrogenase — protein MPVTVLVLVETINDYLPIIEGNGFHVILAPTPTERAKAIKTHGGQIQAVLTRGPLGLYAEEIAALTSLEIICVIGAGYEHVDLQAASNRGIVVTNGAGVNAPSVADHAMALLLSLVRDIPRADAAVRRNEWPKVMRPSLAGKQLGILGLGAVGLEIARRAALGFGMEVSYHNRQPRDDVDYTYCATAVELARASDFLILATPGGASTRHLIDRQALDALGPNGFLVNIGRGSVVVTADLITALEQRRIGGAALDVFDDEPKVPDALKHLSNTVLTPHVAGLSPEAAHDTVQRVADNLLEYFAGRPVLTPVTLPPRN, from the coding sequence CGATCATCGAAGGCAACGGCTTTCACGTGATCCTTGCGCCAACCCCGACCGAACGTGCGAAGGCGATCAAGACACACGGCGGGCAGATTCAGGCAGTGCTGACCCGCGGCCCACTTGGCCTTTACGCCGAGGAAATCGCCGCGCTGACGTCGCTGGAGATTATCTGTGTGATCGGCGCCGGGTATGAGCACGTCGACCTGCAAGCCGCCAGCAACCGGGGCATCGTAGTCACCAACGGCGCCGGCGTGAATGCGCCATCGGTAGCAGACCACGCCATGGCCCTGTTGCTCTCGCTGGTGCGCGACATTCCCCGGGCCGACGCGGCGGTACGGCGCAACGAATGGCCCAAAGTCATGCGCCCTTCCCTGGCCGGCAAACAGCTGGGCATTCTTGGCCTGGGCGCCGTAGGCTTGGAGATCGCCAGGCGCGCAGCCCTGGGTTTTGGCATGGAGGTGAGTTATCACAACCGCCAGCCCCGCGACGACGTGGACTACACCTACTGCGCCACCGCCGTGGAACTGGCGCGGGCCTCGGATTTCCTTATCCTCGCCACACCAGGCGGCGCCAGCACGCGGCATCTGATCGACCGCCAAGCCCTCGACGCGCTGGGGCCCAACGGTTTTTTGGTGAACATCGGCCGCGGCAGCGTGGTGGTTACGGCCGACCTGATTACCGCCCTCGAACAACGCCGCATCGGCGGCGCGGCACTGGATGTATTCGACGACGAGCCCAAGGTGCCGGACGCCCTCAAGCACCTCAGCAATACCGTGCTCACGCCCCATGTCGCCGGCCTGTCTCCGGAAGCGGCCCATGACACCGTGCAGCGTGTGGCGGACAACCTGCTGGAATACTTCGCCGGTCGCCCCGTGCTGACGCCTGTAACGCTGCCGCCACGCAACTGA